AAGTATCGCTGCATTGATTATGTGCGGCGTGGTTTCTTGGCGACTGTCTGCTAAGAATGGCCGATACGCCTCGATGCCCGCGGTACTTTATAGTATTTGTTTCAGTATTTGTTTCATTGCTCAAGCCTACTTAAGCAGCGGGGATATGATTGCCGCTGTCACTATCAATTTTTTATTGCTAGTGCTGGGCATAAGTTTGATTCGCCGAGGCATAGAGCAAGATGAAACCCAATACTTTTATACCGGAGTCGGGGTGTTGTTAGCGACGGCCTTTGTGCGATATTTCGATCTTATCGGTGATTATCTCGGCGGCGCGCTGCTGTTTCTTATTGCTGCGTCTATCATGATGCTGGCTGCCAGATATTGGCGATTACGCGGGCAAACAAAGCCAGGAGGGCGAGCGGATGAAGCTTAATTCAGGGTTAGTACAAGACACGAACTGGTATCAGAGTCGTACCTTTAAGATAGGGCTCATCCTTGCGATCACTCTTCAGCTTTCGGTGCTAGTGGTAGAGTATTTGGGCTCAGTTTGGCCAATTTGGACCGGCACCCCAATCATACTCAAAACCCAGCCTTATGATCCCAGAAGCTTGTTTCGAGGTAACTTTGTGCGTCTTAGTTATGATATCAGTCAAGTAGAGACTGATAATGCTAGTGATTATAAACTAGGCAGTGTCGTCTATGTCAGTGTAAAAGAAGGGCAGAGACATTGGCGCTTTCAAAGTCTCTCTAAGTTAAAACCGCTAACTGGGCTGTTTATACGTGGAAGGGTCAGGGCTAATTACGCTAACAGCTTATCTATCGAATATGGCATAGAGGCATTTTTCATGCCCAAAGAAAAAGCGCTTTTAGCACAAGAAACTCTGAGGGAGGGCGCATTGATGCGTATCTTTGTGTCAAGAAGCGGTAAAGCCCGGGTGCTGGAATTTGTCTGCCTAGGTGATGCTTGTTGAGATAAGTTGCTAAATACTGAACCAGACTCTGTATTCGGATCATCTTGGTACCAGTGTGGCCATCGAACAGGCGTTTAGCCAATAGACGGATTATATTTTGCAGTCCTTGATCTAAGATGAATCCATATAGCTGAAATAGAAAAACCGAAGTCGGGTGACTTCGGTTTTTTATTTACCCTCTCCCGAATGTGGGATTCAGTAGGGGATTAGTCGAACTGGATATGATTAGAATTGGTTCATGGTGTTGTCTTTACCCGACGCCTTTAGCGCCTGATCACCAGAGAAGTACTGCTTGTGATCATCACCCATATCGGAACCTGCCATGTTCTGGTGCTTAACACAGGCGATACCTTGACGGATCTCCTTGCGCTGAACATTCGCCACATAACCTAACATGCCTTGATCTCCGAAGTACTCTTTGGCCAAGTTGTCGGTAGACAAGGCAGCCGTATGATACGTAGGCAAGGTGATTAGGTGATGG
This portion of the Shewanella violacea DSS12 genome encodes:
- a CDS encoding GDYXXLXY domain-containing protein yields the protein MKLNSGLVQDTNWYQSRTFKIGLILAITLQLSVLVVEYLGSVWPIWTGTPIILKTQPYDPRSLFRGNFVRLSYDISQVETDNASDYKLGSVVYVSVKEGQRHWRFQSLSKLKPLTGLFIRGRVRANYANSLSIEYGIEAFFMPKEKALLAQETLREGALMRIFVSRSGKARVLEFVCLGDAC